A region of the Thamnophis elegans isolate rThaEle1 chromosome 1, rThaEle1.pri, whole genome shotgun sequence genome:
GTTTAACCTAAAAGCCATGTATGGACTAGAATTTTGCCCATGGACTAAAATGATCACATCTAAAAGTTTAGGTTTCTTTCAAACGTTCAGCTTTAAAAAACTTACATCTTGCTGGAGCTTTTcaaatagggagagagagagagagagattgcgcCAAACGGGAGAGAAATGCcttgtttattaattttattagccGATAACCCAGCAGTGCCCGATACTTATTTATAGGGGAagatgtctggaccaaacatatttctaatgttggattttccccttgcCAAAGGGAGccgtggagtactgtgaagccgttgccatggcaactctaactgcactgtacagtagaagccgttttaaagGCACAGCAGCCTGTATCTTAACACAAAACACACCCCGAGGGggcgttaggggtgtcttacccccacagtatttgtttccagagagtaagtcatttgtgtaccaagtttggttgaaactgctCAAggggttccagagttatgctggaacacacacacacacaaacagcactttttatatatatagaagaagaTTTGGATTGACAATTCTTATCATGCTGGCTGGCAGTTCtaggttgattagtttccacccattgcttcttcttctgccctccaggagctttggagaatagcttgactccctcttcttctaaaatgaaattcaatggtgaaaagggtaaggttctacatttaggcaaggaaaacgaaatgcacaggtacagtataggtggtaccttcctcaatagtagtaactgtgagggggatcttggagtcctagtggacaaccatttaaataggagccagccgtgggcagcagctgcgaaaaaagccaacacagctctaggctgcatcaacagagggagagaatcaagatgaCCTGAAGGGTTAATAATACTTTACAAAGCCTTGGGNNNNNNNNNNNNNNNNNNNNNNNNNNNNNNNNNNNNNNNNNNNNNNNNNNNNNNNNNNNNNNNNNNNNNNNNNNNNNNNNNNNNNNNNNNNNNNNNNNNNCCCCCTACAACGGCTGGGCCTGAGGCAGAGCtgcctggggattctgggagttggagtccctcCGGCCTGAAAGGTCCCTTTCCTTTCAGCTCCCTGCGACTGACGGGCTCCGAGGGGCAGAAGCCAAGCGGAGGCTGCAGGGACTCATCCGGCACCTGCGGGCCCAGCAGAGGTCCCTGAAGCTGCCAGCCACCCTCCGCCCCTGGGACTGGCACCGTGGCCGCCAGGCTCAGCGCGGGCATTGCGGCCAAGGTGGCGGAGGGCCGGAGGGCCGTGCAGGAGGCGCTTCCCCGGCTCGGTCACCCCACCCCGGATGGAGAAGGGCCAGCTGCTGCGGGAGTTACACAGCACCCGGGTGAGCCCCCAAGGGAGGGGCGGGGGGGCAccgtcttttggggggggggggctgggttcCTGAGCAAGAGCGAAAGGTTGCAGGGCAGAGGGCTCCCGCCAGCCAGCCAAAGACGGGCGGTTTTCCCATCATTCTCCCTTCCAGGGCCAAGTGAGAaacgtgttaagtgagttttgccctgttttccttgccaccgttgttaaacgaatcattgcagttcttaagtcCATCACAGGGGCAGTAAGCTGCAACGGTCCTTAAGTGTGGACAAGGGTCCcgagtctatttttttttttccagtgctgttgtaacttcaaacggtcaaaCTAAGTGAACCGGCGTAAGTTGAGGACCGCCTGTACTTATGctggttgcagcgtcctgggatcacgtggtcaccatttgcaacctccccATCCAGCTTCTGACCGGCTTCTGACcacgggggaagctggattcggtTAATAACCATGCATTTActtgaacagctgcagtgattcacttaacgaccctgGACAAAAAAGAGGTCATAAAATTGACAtggctcccttaacaactgctggcttagccatggaaattctgcTCCCCGTTGGGGTGATGGGTCCAGAAAACCATTTGATTCTTTGAAGGGACCCAGGCTGCCCcctgattcccccccccgcccccaagtaGGGCTGATCTTGATCCGAAGGGGTTTGGTCACTGGGGatgagggagacgggggaccccttacagggtaaggctgaggagtatgtccagttcttggcggacaaagttgcccggtttcgatcgaacctggactccactccagcagatccagccgagacacaaggggaagacttggcaaaccatctctgggttgagtttcaggaagttgcctctggggatgtggacaaggctatgcgagctgtgagtgcctccacctgtatactggacccgtgtccctcttggctgactgccaacagcagagaggtgacacgaggctggatccaggcggttgttaccgcctctcttcgggaggggcacttccccaccgcgcttaagacagcggtggtgaggcccctcctgaagaaaccgtccttggatccagctgtccttaataactaccgtccagtctccaacctcccctttgtggggaaggttgttgagaaggtggtggccctccagcttcagcgtaccttggaggaagctaactatctagatcccttccagtctggcttcaggcccggttacagcacagaaaccgctttggtcgcattgaccgatgatctctggagagctagggatggaggccgcgcttccatcctagttctcctcgacctctcagcggctttcgataccatcgaccatggtatccttctgcgacgactgcgggagataggggtgggcggcactgttttgcagtggttctcctcctacctctcggacaggtcgcagtcggtgttagtcggagggcagagatcgaccatgaggcccctaacacatggggtgccgcagggttcggtcttatcccccctactatttaacatatacatgaaaccgctgggtgagatcattcggaggcacgggagaaaataccaccaatatgcggacgatacacagttgtatctgtccgccccgtgccaactcaatgaagcggtggacgtgatgaaccggggtcttgaggccgttaaagactggatgagagcaaacaagctgatactcaacccagacaaggaccgcgtggctgttgtgtttcctcccaaaaatttgaccaacgtaccatcactcaggctggggggacaaaatttatacccctcagataggtccgcaacttgggagtcctcctggacccacagctgagtttcgaccaccatctttcagctgtgaccagggggcatttgcccaggttcgcctggtgcgccagttgcggccctacctgaaccgggaaggccctcacaacagtcactcgagcccttgtgatctctaggctggaatactgcaacgtgctctacatggggctgcccttgaagagcacccggaaacttcagctagtccagaatgcggccgcgcgagtgatcctccgtgagctgcgctggctacctgtcgatctccgggtgcacttcaaggtcctactcacacccagaaagcgctccatggtatggatctggctatttgagagaccgccttctgccacttacctccctgcgtcccatcagatcgcatagagctggcctcctccgtaattccatccgccagtcagtgccgactggcgactacgcggaggagagccttctcagttgcagctccgacgctatggaacaatctccccgtggagatccgcaccctcaccaccgtccaggccttccgcacagccctcaagatctggctagcccgtcaggcctgggataagtttttactttcgcccctcccgaatgtcgagtgaatgttgtgttttactgtttaattcattctcgttcacacttctttttgtatttgtcctacactccctttccccttttattgtaagccgccctgagtcccctcagggaaaagggcggcctataaatgtataataaataccaaataccaaatgaTGGGccctgagaagagaagagaagagaagaagagagggagaggaaaggaagaggaataggagaggagaggagatttggaagggaccttagaggtcttctactccagccccctcctcaggcAAGAAATCCTATATCATACctattcagttgccttttgagtagaatagaatagaatagaatagaatcaggaagggaccttggaggtcttctagtccagccccctcctcaggcAAGAAATCCTATATCATACctattcagttgccttttgagtagaatagaatagaatagaatagaatagaatgcagaatagaatagaatctggaagggaccttggaggtcttctagaccagccccctCCTCAGGCAAGAAATCCTATATCATACCTATTCAGTTGCCTtgtgagtagaatagaatagaatagaatctggaagggaccttggaggtcttctagaccagccccctcctcaagcaggagaactccCCTCTTCTGCACCCCCAAAATGCGAGCTGCCCCCCCCCGTCTAACCCtaacctttctcttcctctcccccccgtCTCCTTCTGCCCCACCTCAGGAGGCCTTGGCTGACCTGGGCACCAGGGTGCACCTCACCGCCAAGGCCAAGCAGGGCCTGGCGCTCTGGGCCCACACGCTCCCCGCCCAGGAGGCCGCCTGCCTACTGGTGATCCAGACCCTCCAGGGGGAGCAGCGAGACCTCCGGGGACAGCCGGACCCCTCCCCAGAaagcagcggcggcagcagcagtgaggaggaagactctggggTAAAAGCCTTCCTCCCCAGCCCAGACCTCCCCCCTCCCAGGACCCTCCCTCCTCCGGGGATGCTGGAAGGCTGCCCttcacatcttcttaaagacttccagtattggggcattcacaacttctggaggcaaggagttccactgattcattgttctaaccagtgtttctcaaccttggcaacttgaagatgtccggactgaggatgtggacaaggcgatgagagctgtaggagcctccacatgtgtgctggacccgtgcccctcctggctggttgtaaacagcagagaggtgacacgaggctggatccaggcggttgttaccgcctctctacgggagggggtctttccccccgcttacctctcggacaggtcgcagtcggtgttagtcggagggcagagatcgacccctaggcccctaacacatggggtgccacagggttcggtcctgtccccccttcttttcaacatctacatgaaaccactgggtgagatcattcgacggcacgggataaagtaccaccagtatgcggacgatactcagttgtatctgtccgccccgtgccaactcaacgaagcaatggatgtgatgagccagggtctggaggctgttaaagactggatgggggtcaacaagcttgtgctcaatccagaaaagaccgagtggctgctgtgtttccctcccgcgaattggccaggtgttccatctctcaggctggggggtcaaactgtacgcccctcagacagggttcgcaacttgggagtcctcctggacccacagctgaccttcgaacatcatttgtcggctgtgaccaggggggcatttgcccaggttcgcctggtgcaccagttgcgcccctacctgaaccgggaggccctcacaacagtcactcatgcccttgtgacctctaggctggagtactgcaatgtgctctacatggggctgcccttgaagagcatccggcgacttcagctagtccagaatgcggccgcgcgagcgattgtgggtgcacctcgcttcacccacgtaacacctatcctccgcgagctgcactggctgcctgtcgatctccgggtgcgcttcaaggtgctacttatcacctacaaagcccttcatggtagtggacctgggtacttgagagaccgcctactgccaattacctccactagaccgatacgatcgcatcgattaggcctcctccgaattccatcatccagccagtgtagactggcaactacccggaggagagccttctcggtggctgctccgaccctctggaacgaactccccgtggagattcggaccctcaccaccctccagtccttccgcgctgctttaaagatctggctgtcccggctggcctggggttaagattctaaccccacccgaattgtgtgactgttgtgttttctttttaatatgttgtattgtcttcatgttggaaaattgtttgtccttcccccccccccactttttgaactgtgagccgccctgagtccccccatggaaaagggcggcatacaaataaagggaaatgaaaaatgaaaaatgaaaacttcaactcccagaattccccagccagcattcgctggctggggaattctgggagttgaagtccggacatcttcaagttgccaaggttgagaaacactggttctaactatcaggaaatttcccctctgttctaagttgcttctctccagcatcttccaatatttgaggggctgccacagagaaaccggggggggggggctgtcaagctattctccaaagcaccaccaGGCAGGGCAAGACGCAacgggggagggggttggggggggacagGACTTGCGAAGGAGAGATCCAGCGGGGGGATTTTCTTGACCGTGAGAAACAATAAGGAATTCAATTGCCTCCAGATGTGGTTGGGTGATCCCCCCCCGGAGGatttccagaagagactggacacccgCCTGCCCAGAATAGCAATGGCCCAGGACACGGACCGGCCCGTAAGGGCATGGCAGGACTCCCTGAGTTAGTCTCTTGCCCCCCGttaatccggctcctcatttcatCCGCctgggaaggacggaaggctgcgtcaacctggAGCCGGTTAGGATCAAACCGCTGGCAgcgggcagaatcagcctgcaatgccGCATTCTGACCACCGCGCCACCAACAGCTCTCCTGAGGTGGCACCTCCCTAAAAGGGGGCTGACGGCCCCTTGAATTGGGCCCGGAAGCAAATGGGCAGCCATGCGACTCCCGCCAGAGAGGGGCCCCGGGTGCAAATCTAGACTTGGCCAAACCATACAGGCCGCCGCATTTCGAACCAATTGAAGGTCCTGGATCCTTTCcaagggcagcccccccccccccccccagggcacaGCCAAgatgggctggagggggggggctcgTTGGCCCAGGAGAAGCCATAACTTAACACACAGCCCACCCCCAAATGCTTCCGTCCTGAGCACGGAGTTCAGCTGCTTTCTCCTCTGCCGACGCTCAGGCCTGGGCCCCCAACGGCCTTCCTCGGAGGAGACCCCCGGCTGCACCCAAGGACACGGAGGGGAGCCTGGCCGGGAGGGAGCCGGAAGCCCTCAGGCTCCGAGTTCTGGAGACTTCGGCTCGGTAAGGTTCCCTTTGCAGCGGGGCGGGTggcaaagaaattttaaaaataaaataataaaataaaataataaaataaaataataaaataaaataataaaataaaataataaaatgaaataaataaaataataataaaataaaataataaaataaaataaataataaaataaataaataaataaataaataataaaataataaaataaaaataataaataataaaataaaaataataaaataataaaataaaaataataaaataaaataataataaaataataataaaataataaaataaaatatataataaaataataaattaaatatataataaaataagaaaataaaataaaatttcaaaaaagagggagagagccaTGGTCATTGAAGGAATTGCTGCAGTTGCTAAGCGAGAGTGAAGGCTCACCACAGGGGGTGAGCCTTTGCTCTCTGACCCCCcccatcttttttggggggaggggggaaagaaatccCCCCCCCTGTATGAGAGCAGGGTCCCTTCTTATGGCCCCATCATCCCCTCCGGGCCAGCATGCAGGCTGGCAATGAAAGCCAGAGGGTTGGCTGattccacgggggggggggggctcccctctCAGTGGTGGGgggtttcctccccctccccttcacccCCTCCAGCTCTTTGCAGGATCCGGGCCCTGAAGGAACGTCTGGAGGGTCTCTGGGTGGAGCTGGAGGAGAAGAGCCAGGACTACAGGGCCCATGAGGCAC
Encoded here:
- the LOC116512104 gene encoding uncharacterized protein LOC116512104 yields the protein MEKGQLLRELHSTREALADLGTRVHLTAKAKQGLALWAHTLPAQEAACLLVIQTLQGEQRDLRGQPDPSPESSGGSSSEEEDSGAWAPNGLPRRRPPAAPKDTEGSLAGREPEALRLRVLETSARIRALKERLEGLWVELEEKSQDYRAHEAQEMELMQDLFQAHSSLLLTYQKARQKQDTQVGQLEAQVGLMTRRQARQRQALLQTLRRLQDQVPAGAPTGLPQAPASGEGTRDPPRSLETPPVPWSRK